The following DNA comes from Pirellulales bacterium.
AGAACGTTTCGTGGCCATAGCGGCGCCAAAAAGGCCGAGGCCAAGCGGTAGTTGCCGGGCACGGTATTTACTAAGTAAGGCACTTACTGGGTACGGAAATCGATAGTCACACGGGTCGTATAGCGTTTTGGATGTTTTTTGGCGTTTAGTTTTTGTCGTGAGTTACGAATAGCCATGAGTTACATAGCCACCCATCGCTTTGCCCGGATCAGCGCCCGCAAGGTGCGGCCGATCGCGGATTTGGTTCGCGGCAAATACGCCGACGACGCTTTGGACATTTTGCGATACATGCCGCAACGGGGCGCACGCCTGCTGGAGGCGGTGATCAAAAGCGCGATTGGCAATGCCGAATCAAGCAACGAACGGGAATTGGAAAATTTGATTGTGGTAGATGCCCGCATCGACCAAGGTCCCATGTTCAAGCGGGTCCGCCCCCGGGCGCGGGGGATGGCCTTTATGGTTAAAAAGCGGAGCGCTCACATTCAGGTGCAGCTCGAGGTTTTGTAGGAGTAATGTTTGGGGAAATGGGGTTTTGCAGGTTCCGGTCCATTACCCAAAATGTGCTGATTCATCCGGGAAAGCCCTAGCGAACGAATTATTCAACTGTTTGAGACTTTCACTCTGGGAGTGGAAGTAACACCATCAGTAGTACCATCACCAGCAAAGTGTCGTAACACGTTGACAGGTCATATATGGGTCAAAAAGTCAATCCCGTCGGTTTTCGCGTTGGCATCATGGAAGGCTGGAAAAGCCGTTGGTATGCCAGCAAGCAAGAGTTCAAGGAACTTTTGCAGGAGGACCGCAAGATTCGCGAGTTTGTAAAGGAAAAATTCAAATTCGCCGGGATCCCCAAGATTGAAATTGAACGGACCCGCGACGAAGTCAAGGTGATTGTATTTGCCGCCCGTCCCGGTGTGATTATTGGTCGAAAGGGGCAGGACGTTGAAAAACTGCAAGAAGAATTACAAAACGAATTGGGTCGGCGGATCAATGTCAAAATTGAGGAAGTCGGCCGTCCTGAAATCCAGGCGCAGTTGGTGGCCGAGGATATCGCCGAACAACTGGCCAAACGGGCCAGCTTTCGCCGGACCATGAAACGGGCCACCGAAACCGCGATGGAAGGGGGGGCCAAGGGGATCAAAATCCAGTTGGCCGGCCGCCTGGGCGGGGCTGAAATGGCTCGTCGTGAAAAATCAATCGAGGGTTCAATGCCGCTCTCGACCCTGCGGGCAAAAATCGATTACGGCTTTGCCGAATCGGCCACGGCCCAGGGGCATATTGGCGTGCAGGTGTGGATCAATCAAGGGACTTATGACGAGGTGAACAATGGCGCTGATGCCCAAGAGAGTCAAGCACCGAAAAAGCCAAAGAGGACGTATAAGAGGTGAGGCCACCCGCGGCAACCGCGTGGTCTTTGGCGAATACGGTTTACAAACCACCCAGGGAGGTTGGGTCAGCGCCCAGACGATCGAAGCCGGTCGTGTGGCAGCCAGCCAGTACCTCCGCAACGAGGGTCGGTTGTATGTGCGGATGTTTCCGCACAAGTCGATTACCGCCAAACCGCTGGAAACCCGCATGGGTACCGGCAAGGCCGAGCCCGATTACTGGGCCGCGGTGCTGAAGCCCGGCATGGTTTTGTACGAGATTGGCGGCGTATCGGAAGAAGCTGCGCGGATGTGCTTGTCGCGTTTAGCGCACAAGATGCCCGTCCGAGTTCGCTTTATCAAGCGTCGTTCCACCTAGCGGAACTCCGCGGGTTAAGTTGGAGCTTGTGTGGTTGATCTGGTTTTTTGCCGGAACCTCCCTGAAAATTTTGTCGGTTCGAACGCCCGAGGTATGAGATGGAATCCGTCAGTGATTTACGTCAAATGAGCGATGAGCAAATCCGGCTAACCTGGAAGGATGCCGCGGAAAATCTATTTCGGCTGCGCCTGCAAAAGGCGACCGAAAAATTGGATGTTCCCAGCGCGCTCCGGGAAAACCGCCGGTTGATTGCCCGTTGTCAGACCATATTAAATGAGCGGCAACGTTTAGCCCAATAGCGGGGCTGTTGGCTAGGGCAGCGGAATGGATAACGCGGAATGGATAACGCGGAATGGATAACACAGTGCTTGGTCGAGGTCGGCTGGTTTGTATGGTGGCTGGTCATTTTTTGTTCCGATTTTTTTGAGGTTGGGTGCGGTATGCCGAAACGTTTGGCGGTGGGTGTGGTCAAAGCGGATAAAACGGCCAAGACGCGTCGGGTGGAAATCCCGCGCCTCGTGCGGCATGCCAAATACGGCAAGATTTTGCATCGCAAAACCATTTGCTATGTCCATGACGAACAAAACGAATCGCACCTGGGGGATACCGTGGAAATCCGCGAATGTCCGCCAAAATCCGCCCTCAAGCGTTGGGAGTTGGTTCGCATCATAGCCAAGAGCACCGCGGTCGACCTGGCGGCTATGCGTGCCGCCGCCAAACTGGAGGCCGCCGCCGCCGAGGAAGCGGCCGCCACGGTCGCGGCAAAGAAGTAAATCGCTTGGGCGACTCTTGGCGATTTATGGCAAAGATCGCCACGACTTTGGCGGAAGTGCGGAACGACATAAGGCGAAAATTGGCGTGGGCAGGTGCGGTGACAATTGGCTTTTGCGACATTTGGCTTTTGTGGCCATGCATGGCAGGTGAAGGACAGTAAATCATGATTCAAATGCAGACCCGCTTAACCGTGGCGGACAATACGGGCGCGAAAGAAGTGATGTGCTTTAAGGTTTTGGGGGGCAGCAAACGCCGCACCGCCAGCCTGGGGGACGTCATTATTTGCAGCGTCAAGACGGTGATCCCCGGCAGCGATGTCAAGAAAAAGGCCGTTGTCAAGGCCGTCGTGGTTCGTTGTCGCAAGCCGACCCGCCGTACCGACGGCAGTTATGTGCGGTTTGATAACAACGCCGTGGTACTGATCGATAACGACAAAAATCCCCGCGGCACCCGCATCTTTGGAGCTGTGGCCAAGGAACTGCGTGATCGCAATTTCATGAAGATTGTCAGCCTGGCCAGCGAGGTGGTGTGATGCATATCAAAGTTAATGATTTGGTTAAAATTTTGGCGGGCAATGACCAAGGCACCACCGGCAAAGTGCTCAAGGTGTACAAAGACCGCGAATTGGTCCTGGTGGAACAGGTCAATGTGGTTTTCAAGCACATGAAACGAAGCCGGCAAAACCCTCGCGGCGGCCGCCTGGAAAAAGAAATGCCCGTGTCCATCAGCAATGTCATGCTGGTTTGTCCGCGCTGCAATCAAGCCTCCCGCACCGGTGTCAGGATCGCGGATGATGGCATGAAATCGCGCTTTTGTAAAAAGTGCAAAGCCGATATTGGCGTCATTTCCAAAAAGAAAACGCCCGTCGCGAAAAAGTAATCCCTTGTTCGGCTCGAGCTGCGTCTTGGCGGACGCGTCGGGTTGCCTGATTGAGAACCGCCGAAATTTGATTTGTCCGAACTTAAGTTGATGTCGAGTACGACCATGGCCAAAAAAACCAAAGCCGCGCCCGCAGCCGCCGTCGCCGAGGGACCCCCTCCCACCCCGCGCCTGCTGGAACAATATAAAACCCGCATCCTGCCCGAATTGTCCAAAAAATTCGGCCGTACCAATCCCATGAATCTGCCCAAGGTTCAAAAGGTGGTGGTCAACATGGGCGTGGGAAGCGCGACAGTCGAAAAGAAGCACCTGGAAGAAGCGGTGGCGGCGATGACCCAAATCACCGGCCAAAAGCCGCTGGTTACCACCAGTCGGCATTCGATTTCGGGCTTTAAATTAAGAGAAAACCTCCCCATCGGGTGCAAGGTGACCCTGCGGGGACTTCGCATGTACGAGTTTTTGGATCGCCTGTTTTCGCTGGCGTTGCCCCGTGTGCGCGACTTTCGCGGTCTGCCCAAGAACGCGTTTGACGGTCGGGGAAATTACAGCCTGGGCTTGAGCGAGCAGTTGGTGTTTCCCGAGCTTAATCCTGATAAATACACCCGTCCCCAGGGGATGAATATCACGATATGCATTTCCGGCAGTTCGGATGAGGAATCCCGCGAATTGCTGCGTGAGATGGGGCTACCGTTTAAGACGGATGAAAATACCGGCAAGAAAGGCTCGGCAAAGGCTTAGTCGCCTGGTTTTTCGGCGGACCAGCTAGCCACTGTTGTGTGGCGTTGAGCCGCTGTAATCCCGTTGTCGCGATCGGCGGCGGGTTGTTGTTACTTTAATGTCCTTGGTGGAATTCATGGCAAGCACTTCCAAGATTGTCAAATCCCAGCGAAAACCCAAATTCTCGTCGCGGCTGAATCGCCGTTGCCTGAACTGTGGCCGTTCGCGGGCGGTATATCGCAAATTCGGCCTGTGCCGGATCTGTTTTCGTAAATTGGCTGACCAAGGCTTAATTCCCGGCGTCCGCAAGGCGAGTTGGTAAAGGAACCCATAACCCATGATGACTGATCCGATCGCCGATATGTTAACGCGGATTCGCAATGCGGTCCGCATTGAACGGCCCATTGTGGAAATGCCTGTTTCCTCGGTAAAGCGCGGCTTGGCCGAAGTGCTGAAGCGCGAGGGATTTATTTGGGATTGGCAAGAGTTGGAATCCCAGCCGGTCAATCAATTGCGGCTGGAGTTAAAATACGGCCCCAACGGGGAGCGGGTGATCCGCCATATCAAACGGGTCAGCAAACCGGGGCGGCGCGTGTTTAGCCGTTCCGCCGCGTTAAAGCCGATTTTGAATGGATTAGGCATAACCATCCTGAGCACCAGCAAGGGAGTGGTTAGCGACCGCGAAGCCCGCCAACAAAAGCTGGGGGGCGAGGTCTTGTGCGAATTGTGGTAATCGCTGGCGGCGCGACTTAGCACGGTCGGTGTTCCGCGGTAATCCCTTCCCCTGGACCAAATTGCCGCCTTTATCGGTTTGCCCGCGGGGTTGTTAGCGCTGGTTGATTCCGCGGTTTAGTGGTGATTTTTTATTTCGAGTTTTCCAAAGGCTGGTTGTCATGTCCCGCATCGGAAAAATCCCGGTTACCGTTCCCGCTGGCGTTAAGGTCGCCGTGGAAGGTCTGCGCGTCAACGTCGAAGGCCCCCAGGGAAAACTGTCCGAAACGTTTCACCCCTTGGCCACAATTACCCTGGAGGACGGGGGTAAAAAAGTCGTCATCGGCCGGGTGGATGAATCGCGCCTGGGTCGGTCCGTCCACGGTCTGACACGCGCGCTCATTAAAAATATGGTCGAAGGTGTTAGCAAAGGTTACGAGAAAAAGCTGGAAATTGTGGGTGTCGGTTATTTGGCCGCCATCCAAAAGAACACCCTGCAATTGCGGGTCGGCTATGCCAATGAAATCCAGATGCCGATTCCCCCCGACCTAAAAGTCACCTGCCCCGACCAGACGCATGTGGTGATCAAGGGGATTGATAAACAAAAAGTGGGTCAATTTGCCGCCGAAGTCCGCTCGCAACGCAAACCCGAACCCTACAAGGGAAAGGGAATTCGTTACGAAGGGGAACAAGTCCGCCGCAAGGCTGGCAAGGCCGTTACCAAGTAGTCATTTTTTTGGGTGGGCGCGGCTTGGTCCGCCACCCGCGCATGCCGCCCCTGGTTTGATTTTACGGGTGGCGTTGTCCGCCTACCGTTTGTTATTTTTTGTGTTTCGCCAAACCCCCCGCGGGTTTGTACACAACACGCCGCGAGTATCCGTCATGTATCACAAAAGCCGCAAATCCACCCAAAAACTCCGCCGCCGCCGCCGGATCAGCAATAAGGTACACCGTGTATCTTCGCGCCCGCGCCTGTGCGTGTTTCGCTCTTTAAAGCATATGTACGCCCAGGTGATTGATGATGCCCAGGGTCGGACGTTGGCTTCGGCCAGCACCCTAGACGAGGGGATCAAGGGGATGGTTGCCAAAGGGGGAAATGTCGGTGCCGCCCAGGCGGTGGGCAAGGTATTGGCCGAACGGGCGTTGGCGGCGGGTGTGACCGAGGTTTGCTTTGATCGACGGGAATTCAAATATCATGGGCGGATTGCCGCCCTGGCCGATGCCGCCCGCGAGGGGGGCTTGCAGTTTTAATTGAAGTTTTTCGCCTTTCCTAGGTTCAACTGTGAGAATTGATTGTGG
Coding sequences within:
- the rplV gene encoding 50S ribosomal protein L22, producing MSYIATHRFARISARKVRPIADLVRGKYADDALDILRYMPQRGARLLEAVIKSAIGNAESSNERELENLIVVDARIDQGPMFKRVRPRARGMAFMVKKRSAHIQVQLEVL
- the rpsC gene encoding 30S ribosomal protein S3, producing MGQKVNPVGFRVGIMEGWKSRWYASKQEFKELLQEDRKIREFVKEKFKFAGIPKIEIERTRDEVKVIVFAARPGVIIGRKGQDVEKLQEELQNELGRRINVKIEEVGRPEIQAQLVAEDIAEQLAKRASFRRTMKRATETAMEGGAKGIKIQLAGRLGGAEMARREKSIEGSMPLSTLRAKIDYGFAESATAQGHIGVQVWINQGTYDEVNNGADAQESQAPKKPKRTYKR
- the rplP gene encoding 50S ribosomal protein L16, with translation MPKRVKHRKSQRGRIRGEATRGNRVVFGEYGLQTTQGGWVSAQTIEAGRVAASQYLRNEGRLYVRMFPHKSITAKPLETRMGTGKAEPDYWAAVLKPGMVLYEIGGVSEEAARMCLSRLAHKMPVRVRFIKRRST
- the rpmC gene encoding 50S ribosomal protein L29, which encodes MESVSDLRQMSDEQIRLTWKDAAENLFRLRLQKATEKLDVPSALRENRRLIARCQTILNERQRLAQ
- the rpsQ gene encoding 30S ribosomal protein S17, whose protein sequence is MPKRLAVGVVKADKTAKTRRVEIPRLVRHAKYGKILHRKTICYVHDEQNESHLGDTVEIRECPPKSALKRWELVRIIAKSTAVDLAAMRAAAKLEAAAAEEAAATVAAKK
- the rplN gene encoding 50S ribosomal protein L14 — translated: MIQMQTRLTVADNTGAKEVMCFKVLGGSKRRTASLGDVIICSVKTVIPGSDVKKKAVVKAVVVRCRKPTRRTDGSYVRFDNNAVVLIDNDKNPRGTRIFGAVAKELRDRNFMKIVSLASEVV
- the rplX gene encoding 50S ribosomal protein L24 is translated as MHIKVNDLVKILAGNDQGTTGKVLKVYKDRELVLVEQVNVVFKHMKRSRQNPRGGRLEKEMPVSISNVMLVCPRCNQASRTGVRIADDGMKSRFCKKCKADIGVISKKKTPVAKK
- the rplE gene encoding 50S ribosomal protein L5 produces the protein MAKKTKAAPAAAVAEGPPPTPRLLEQYKTRILPELSKKFGRTNPMNLPKVQKVVVNMGVGSATVEKKHLEEAVAAMTQITGQKPLVTTSRHSISGFKLRENLPIGCKVTLRGLRMYEFLDRLFSLALPRVRDFRGLPKNAFDGRGNYSLGLSEQLVFPELNPDKYTRPQGMNITICISGSSDEESRELLREMGLPFKTDENTGKKGSAKA
- a CDS encoding type Z 30S ribosomal protein S14, which gives rise to MASTSKIVKSQRKPKFSSRLNRRCLNCGRSRAVYRKFGLCRICFRKLADQGLIPGVRKASW
- the rpsH gene encoding 30S ribosomal protein S8; protein product: MMTDPIADMLTRIRNAVRIERPIVEMPVSSVKRGLAEVLKREGFIWDWQELESQPVNQLRLELKYGPNGERVIRHIKRVSKPGRRVFSRSAALKPILNGLGITILSTSKGVVSDREARQQKLGGEVLCELW
- the rplF gene encoding 50S ribosomal protein L6 — protein: MSRIGKIPVTVPAGVKVAVEGLRVNVEGPQGKLSETFHPLATITLEDGGKKVVIGRVDESRLGRSVHGLTRALIKNMVEGVSKGYEKKLEIVGVGYLAAIQKNTLQLRVGYANEIQMPIPPDLKVTCPDQTHVVIKGIDKQKVGQFAAEVRSQRKPEPYKGKGIRYEGEQVRRKAGKAVTK
- the rplR gene encoding 50S ribosomal protein L18; this translates as MYHKSRKSTQKLRRRRRISNKVHRVSSRPRLCVFRSLKHMYAQVIDDAQGRTLASASTLDEGIKGMVAKGGNVGAAQAVGKVLAERALAAGVTEVCFDRREFKYHGRIAALADAAREGGLQF